In Tubulanus polymorphus chromosome 8, tnTubPoly1.2, whole genome shotgun sequence, one genomic interval encodes:
- the LOC141909794 gene encoding uncharacterized protein LOC141909794: MFLSKLRLVVPSAPQSALIVNIVLSRYLSATGTRDSSESSDLELRIKYLSGKLNCTDGEIRSLIQKQRRLMRINFSKIRNITELLIENEITAAEILTYPDVYTFGYDTLKNRVDELHSLQLPFKLLDLKTSEIGYENRLERKLKKYKLTTKFGGKRGLLRNYLKCDGATADKLVEYLPVKNCHIFTVKQKLDFLRRGAGIDAESVRNHPRVLHARLEQLKRRVPVVRNCGLTPQNCDGYFHLLYCADDIFDDLLHRHKREREILADCRTNEEYLRRRLDLDDRSVASMFARYDRLRGMSPIKLEAMLDFLLTDLGQPVDDLVAHPRVLNYSIETLRVRYDKFVEMELYPITIGKLGMDGRGYRKLTEKQRVIDTGK, encoded by the exons ATGTTTTTATCTAAACTGCGGTTGGTTGTGCCGTCTGCCCCGCAATCGGCACTCATAGTGAATATCGTTCTGAGTCGATATTTATCAGCTACCGGTACGAGAGACAGCAGCGAGTCATCAGACCTGGAATTGAGAATTAA GTATCTAAGCGGTAAACTGAATTGTACCGACGGCGAAATCCGTTCGCTCATTCAAAAACAGAGGCGACTTATGAGGATAAACTTCTCGAAAATTCGAAACATCACCGAACTGTTGATCGAAAACGAAATCACTGCCGCGGAGATCCTCACGTATCCGGACGTCTACACGTTCGGCTACGACACGTTGAAAAACCGCGTCGACGAGCTGCACAGTTTGCAACTACCGTTCAAACTGTTAGATTTAAAAACGTCCGAGATCGGATACGAGAATCGTCTCGAACGAAAACTGAAGAAATACAAACTGACGACGAAATTCGGCGGAAAACGCGGTTTGTTGCGTAACTATCTAAAATGCGACGGAGCGACCGCCGATAAGTTAGTCGAGTACCTGCCGGTGAAAAACTGTCACATTTTCACGGTCAAACAGAAACTGGATTTTCTGCGCCGCGGCGCGGGAATCGACGCCGAATCCGTACGGAATCACCCGCGGGTGCTTCACGCGCGACTCGAGCAGTTGAAACGCCGCGTTCCGGTCGTACGAAATTGCGGTTTGACGCCGCAGAACTGCGACGGTTATTTTCACTTGTTGTACTGCGCCGACGATATCTTCGACGATTTGTTGCATCGACACAAGCGGGAACGTGAGATTCTGGCCGATTGTCGCACGAACGAGGAATATCTGCGACGGCGTCTGGATTTAGACGATCGCAGCGTCGCGTCGATGTTCGCTCGTTACGACCGTCTGCGAGGGATGTCGCCGATTAAACTCGAAGCGATGCTGGACTTTTTGTTGACCGATCTCGGTCAGCCGGTCGACGATTTGGTCGCGCACCCGCGCGTTCTGAATTACAGCATCGAAACGCTGCGGGTGCGCTACGATAAGTTCGTAGAAATGGAGTTGTATCCGATAACGATCGGTAAGCTCGGTATGGACGGGCGCGGTTATCGCAAACTGACCGAAAAACAAAGAGTAATAGATACcggtaaatga